The following are encoded in a window of Flavobacterium sp. WC2421 genomic DNA:
- a CDS encoding homocysteine S-methyltransferase family protein produces the protein MSSIQEAIKKNILILDGAMGTMLQRYNFSEEDFRGERFKDFPHSLKGNNDLLSLTQPQAIKAVHAAYFEAGADIVETNTFSGTTIGMADYHLEDIVYELNYESAKIAREVADEWTAKNPDKPRFVAGSIGPTNRTASMSPDVNDPGYRAVTFDDLRIAYKQQVEALIDGGSDLLLVETIFDTLNAKAALFAIEEVKDERNIDIPIMVSGTITDASGRTLSGQTVEAFLVSVSHIPLLSVGFNCALGADLLKPYLQTLSQNTSFNVSAHPNAGLPNAFGEYDETPQEMQAQIKTYLDDNLVNIIGGCCGTTPEHIKLIADIAKDYKPRVSTATM, from the coding sequence ATGTCAAGTATTCAAGAAGCCATTAAAAAAAACATACTCATCCTCGATGGAGCTATGGGAACCATGTTGCAGCGCTACAATTTCTCCGAAGAAGATTTTCGTGGAGAGCGTTTCAAAGATTTCCCACATTCTCTAAAAGGGAACAACGATTTACTATCACTCACACAACCACAAGCCATAAAAGCGGTGCATGCTGCTTATTTTGAAGCTGGAGCTGATATTGTTGAAACCAATACCTTCTCAGGAACGACTATCGGTATGGCCGATTATCATCTGGAAGATATTGTATATGAGTTGAACTATGAATCGGCAAAAATTGCACGTGAAGTAGCCGATGAATGGACAGCTAAAAATCCAGACAAACCTCGTTTTGTAGCGGGTTCAATAGGACCAACAAACAGAACAGCAAGTATGTCACCAGATGTAAACGATCCAGGATATAGAGCCGTAACTTTTGATGATTTGCGCATTGCGTACAAGCAACAAGTAGAAGCATTAATTGACGGAGGAAGTGATTTATTACTCGTTGAAACTATTTTTGATACACTAAATGCCAAAGCAGCCCTTTTTGCGATCGAAGAAGTAAAAGACGAACGCAATATCGATATTCCCATCATGGTTTCAGGAACGATTACCGATGCTTCAGGAAGAACACTTTCTGGGCAAACAGTAGAAGCTTTCTTAGTTTCGGTTTCGCATATTCCATTATTGAGTGTAGGATTCAATTGTGCCCTTGGAGCTGATTTGTTGAAACCATACTTGCAGACTTTATCACAAAATACTTCTTTCAATGTATCAGCGCATCCTAATGCAGGATTACCAAATGCCTTTGGAGAATACGATGAAACGCCACAAGAGATGCAAGCGCAAATTAAAACCTACTTAGACGATAATTTAGTAAACATTATAGGCGGTTGTTGCGGAACAACACCAGAACACATCAAGTTAATTGCTGATATCGCCAAGGATTATAAACCAAGAGTTTCGACGGCAACAATGTAA
- a CDS encoding dicarboxylate/amino acid:cation symporter, translating into MEESKSLFKTYSGIIWLLCGITAGSILGLVFGKDVEVIKPLGDIFLNLLFTAIIPLIFFTIASSIASLEKSEKLGKLFVVVIGVFLSTVLVSAIIMIIGVLLFPIHQDIIISKIPLESMQTTSPGSQITQLLTANDFYELLSRKSMLALIIFSFLIGFASLRSGEKGESFRGFLNSGNEVMKQLLHLIMKTAPVGLGAYFAYQVGIFGPQLFGAYAKPLGLYYAVCGFYFVVFFSLYAFLAGGNNGLKVFWSNNIAPSLTALGTCSSIATIPANLEATEKMNVPSHIRNIAIPLGAPLHKDGSSMSSIIKIAVIFAMFGKDFTDPNTLLLALGITVIVSVVEGGIPNGGYIGEILAITIYGFPMEQALPAAMIVGTLVDPMATLLNANGDVVSAMLITRISEGKEWLSVKLAR; encoded by the coding sequence ATGGAAGAAAGTAAGAGTTTGTTTAAAACCTATAGTGGTATTATATGGTTATTATGTGGTATAACTGCAGGAAGTATATTAGGTTTGGTTTTTGGGAAAGATGTAGAAGTGATTAAGCCACTTGGCGATATATTTCTAAATTTACTTTTTACGGCTATTATTCCTTTGATTTTCTTTACGATAGCGTCGTCAATTGCCAGTTTAGAAAAATCAGAAAAATTAGGAAAGTTATTTGTAGTCGTTATTGGAGTATTTTTAAGTACGGTATTGGTATCGGCTATAATTATGATAATAGGTGTTTTGCTTTTTCCAATTCATCAAGATATTATCATTTCCAAAATTCCATTGGAGAGTATGCAAACCACTAGTCCTGGATCACAAATCACTCAATTACTGACTGCCAATGATTTTTATGAATTGCTTTCTAGAAAAAGCATGTTGGCTTTAATCATTTTCTCCTTTTTAATAGGATTTGCCAGTTTACGTTCGGGAGAGAAAGGAGAAAGTTTTAGAGGGTTCCTAAATTCAGGAAACGAGGTAATGAAACAATTACTACACTTGATTATGAAAACGGCACCGGTAGGTTTGGGTGCTTATTTTGCGTATCAAGTAGGTATTTTTGGACCGCAGTTATTTGGAGCCTATGCTAAGCCATTAGGACTTTATTATGCAGTATGTGGATTCTACTTTGTGGTGTTCTTTAGTTTGTATGCTTTCCTTGCAGGAGGAAATAACGGATTGAAAGTGTTTTGGAGTAATAATATTGCACCTTCCTTAACAGCTTTGGGAACTTGCAGTAGTATTGCAACAATTCCAGCAAATCTGGAGGCAACAGAGAAAATGAATGTTCCTTCACATATCCGTAATATTGCAATTCCATTAGGAGCTCCTTTGCATAAAGATGGATCAAGTATGTCATCTATTATAAAAATTGCTGTAATTTTTGCCATGTTCGGTAAAGATTTTACAGATCCCAATACCTTACTTTTAGCATTAGGGATTACGGTTATCGTTTCGGTAGTTGAAGGAGGAATTCCTAATGGTGGATATATTGGGGAGATTCTAGCAATCACTATTTATGGTTTTCCAATGGAACAAGCTTTACCTGCAGCCATGATTGTAGGAACATTAGTTGATCCCATGGCTACTTTGCTAAATGCGAATGGAGATGTAGTCTCGGCGATGTTAATCACGCGTATTTCAGAAGGAAAAGAATGGCTTTCAGTAAAATTAGCTCGCTAA
- the gldA gene encoding gliding motility-associated ABC transporter ATP-binding subunit GldA: MSIAVNNISKSYGAQKALDNVSFSINKGEIVGFLGPNGAGKSTLMKILTTYINADEGTAQVNGNYVNSNQKAVQLSIGYLPEHNPLYLDLYVREYLAFNAEVYKVAKSRIEEVIQLTGLSTESHKKIGQLSKGFRQRVGLANALLHNPDVLILDEPTTGLDPNQLIEIRNVIKNVGKDKTVFLSTHIMQEVEALCDRVIIINNGKIVTDKKLDNLISEDKEQVIEVEFDYKIEEQVIAKIENISSYKNTHDMIWELTFKTDKDMRPIVFDFATANGLKTLQLNQKNKNLEAIFREITK, encoded by the coding sequence ATGTCAATAGCAGTAAATAATATCTCTAAAAGTTATGGTGCCCAAAAAGCACTTGACAACGTTTCATTTTCTATTAACAAAGGAGAAATTGTAGGTTTTCTTGGTCCTAATGGTGCTGGAAAATCAACTTTAATGAAAATATTGACGACCTATATCAATGCCGATGAAGGTACTGCGCAAGTGAATGGGAACTATGTAAACTCAAATCAAAAAGCAGTGCAGCTTTCTATAGGTTATTTACCAGAACACAATCCCTTATACTTGGATTTGTATGTTAGAGAATATCTTGCCTTTAATGCCGAAGTCTATAAAGTTGCTAAATCCCGAATCGAAGAAGTAATTCAACTAACTGGTTTAAGCACTGAAAGTCATAAAAAAATAGGACAGTTATCCAAAGGATTCCGTCAACGTGTTGGCCTTGCCAATGCTTTATTACACAATCCTGATGTTTTAATTCTTGATGAACCTACAACAGGTTTAGATCCGAATCAATTAATCGAAATTCGTAATGTGATTAAAAACGTAGGGAAAGATAAAACGGTTTTCCTTTCTACACATATTATGCAAGAAGTGGAAGCACTTTGTGATCGTGTCATTATCATCAATAATGGTAAGATTGTAACCGACAAAAAACTGGACAACTTAATTTCTGAAGATAAGGAACAAGTAATCGAAGTAGAATTTGATTATAAAATCGAAGAACAAGTGATTGCTAAAATCGAAAACATATCTTCTTATAAAAATACTCATGACATGATTTGGGAACTGACTTTTAAAACGGACAAAGACATGCGCCCTATAGTTTTTGATTTTGCTACAGCAAATGGTTTAAAAACATTACAATTGAATCAGAAAAATAAAAATCTAGAAGCTATATTTAGAGAGATTACAAAATAA
- the metF gene encoding methylenetetrahydrofolate reductase [NAD(P)H] yields MKVTEHIENAKGETLFSFEIIPPQKGKGIQELYDNIDPLMEFKPPFIDVTTSREEYIYVDKGNGLLDKKLTRMRPGTLGICASIKHKYTVDTVPHVLCGGFTKEETEYLLVDCHYLGINNVMALRGDAMKDEQSFVPKAGGNNYAVDLVSQIHQLNEGKYLHDVMHVDNKADFCIGVAGYPEKHLESPSLISDLKRLKEKVDAGADYVVTQMFFDNSKYFEFVAKAREMGITVPIIPGIKPIAVQRHLQILPQIFRIDLPEDLIHAIDQCKNNTEIKQVGIEWAIQQSLELKAAGVPVLHYYSMGKSENIRQIASKVF; encoded by the coding sequence ATGAAAGTAACTGAACATATAGAAAATGCCAAAGGAGAAACATTATTCTCTTTCGAAATCATTCCGCCTCAAAAAGGAAAAGGGATTCAAGAATTATACGATAATATTGATCCGTTAATGGAGTTTAAGCCCCCATTTATAGATGTAACGACTTCTCGTGAAGAGTATATTTATGTGGATAAAGGCAATGGTTTATTAGATAAAAAACTAACGAGAATGCGTCCTGGAACTTTGGGTATTTGTGCTTCGATTAAGCATAAATATACAGTTGATACTGTACCACACGTACTTTGTGGTGGTTTCACCAAAGAGGAAACCGAGTATTTATTGGTGGATTGTCATTATTTAGGAATTAATAATGTAATGGCATTACGTGGCGATGCAATGAAAGACGAACAGTCTTTTGTTCCAAAAGCTGGTGGAAATAATTATGCTGTTGACTTAGTATCTCAAATTCATCAATTGAATGAAGGGAAGTACTTACATGACGTAATGCATGTTGATAACAAAGCTGATTTTTGTATCGGTGTTGCGGGTTATCCAGAGAAGCATTTGGAATCTCCCTCTTTAATTTCTGATTTAAAAAGACTGAAAGAAAAGGTTGATGCAGGTGCTGATTATGTGGTAACACAAATGTTTTTTGACAATTCAAAATATTTTGAATTTGTTGCTAAAGCAAGAGAAATGGGAATCACAGTGCCGATTATTCCAGGAATTAAACCTATTGCAGTGCAAAGACATTTACAAATTTTACCTCAAATTTTCCGTATCGATTTACCCGAAGATTTAATTCATGCAATTGATCAGTGTAAAAATAATACGGAGATTAAACAAGTGGGAATAGAATGGGCAATTCAACAATCATTGGAATTAAAAGCGGCGGGTGTTCCTGTATTGCATTATTATTCTATGGGAAAATCAGAAAATATTAGACAAATAGCCTCTAAGGTTTTTTAA
- a CDS encoding alpha/beta hydrolase: protein MRFNLYFLLFFVFIFNVGFSQQSGLTIPLWENGAPGFENRKNEPEQAKDWWVRNIHNPSITAYLPKKPNGMAVLICPGGGHENLVFNSEGKDAAEYLNSLGVTAFVLKYRLAREKDSPYKLEIHVKQDVERAMRLIRSKADDFKIDSNRIGVMGFSAGGEVVALVAYTSNNGIENSSDLIDKQDAQPNFQILIYPGPLFIPKEIKPDAPIAFLLAANDDLCCSSPIVDLLNKYRQANVSVEMHLYSKGSHAFNMGKRATTNALKTWPQRLTDWFEENNYFAEY, encoded by the coding sequence ATGAGATTCAATCTTTATTTTCTTTTGTTTTTTGTATTTATTTTTAATGTTGGATTTTCACAACAAAGTGGTTTGACAATTCCTCTTTGGGAAAATGGAGCTCCTGGTTTTGAAAACCGTAAAAACGAACCAGAACAGGCTAAAGACTGGTGGGTAAGAAACATTCATAATCCATCTATAACAGCTTATTTACCTAAGAAACCTAATGGAATGGCTGTTCTTATTTGTCCTGGAGGAGGTCATGAAAATTTAGTATTCAATTCAGAGGGGAAAGATGCTGCTGAGTATTTAAATAGTTTGGGTGTTACTGCTTTTGTTTTAAAATATCGTTTAGCAAGAGAGAAAGATTCACCGTACAAACTAGAAATTCATGTGAAGCAAGATGTGGAAAGAGCCATGAGATTAATAAGAAGTAAGGCTGATGACTTCAAAATTGATTCAAATCGTATTGGTGTCATGGGGTTTTCGGCAGGAGGAGAAGTAGTAGCATTGGTCGCATACACTTCAAATAATGGTATTGAAAATTCCTCTGATTTGATTGACAAACAAGATGCACAACCTAATTTTCAAATATTAATTTATCCTGGCCCTTTGTTTATACCAAAAGAAATAAAACCAGATGCGCCTATCGCTTTTTTATTGGCAGCAAATGATGACCTGTGTTGCTCCTCTCCTATAGTTGACTTACTTAATAAATACCGTCAAGCAAATGTATCCGTAGAAATGCATTTGTATTCAAAAGGATCACATGCTTTCAATATGGGAAAAAGGGCTACGACTAATGCTTTGAAAACATGGCCACAAAGATTAACAGATTGGTTTGAAGAAAATAATTATTTTGCGGAGTATTGA
- the metH gene encoding methionine synthase — translation MAQETRKNLVLSGLEPLIITPDSVFVNIGERTNVTGSRKFLRLIKEEKYEEALSIAKEQVEGGAQIIDINMDEGMLDGEYAMTKFLNLIAAEPDISRVPIMIDSSKWDIIEAGLKVVQGKSVVNSISLKEGEEQFIHHAKLIKRYGAAAIIMAFDETGQADNYERRVEICQRSYDILVNKVGFPAQDIIFDLNIFPVATGMEEHRLNALDFFRGTKWVRENLPHAHISGGVSNVSFSFRGNDTVREAMHSVFLYHAIQNGMTMGIVNPEMLSIYDEIPKDLLEHVEDVILNRRDDATERLLDFAENVKGDVKSNEKAVQEWRSGTVQERITHSLVKGVDQFIEEDVEEARLAATKPIEVIEINLMAGMNVVGDLFGSGKMFLPQVVKSARVMKKAVAYLLPFIEAEKDGVSSFAGRILMATVKGDVHDIGKNIVSVVLACNNYEIIDLGVMVAPEKIIAAAIEHNVDIIGLSGLITPSLDEMVYLAKELDKRNIKIPVMIGGATTSRAHTAVKIAPQYRETVIHVNDASRAVTVAGNLLNSEKKIYASDIRAEYDAFRETFLNRSRDKNFLTIEQARKNKLQLDWDNFTPVKPNIIGEQVIEVDLEILVPYIDWTPFFRTWELFGKYPAILTDNVVGEQATSVFADAQEMLAIILKKKKLTAKGIYGIFPANQINDDDIELTDENGKPFQTFLTLRQQSQKTKGAPNIALADFIAPKDNGKVDYMGAFCVTTGFGVDEWAAEFEKDLDDYNSIMVKALADRFAEAFAEYLHEKIRKEVWGYASDENMSTEAMIAEDYKGIRPAPGYPACPDHLEKPTIWKLLNVEKEIGVTLTESMAMWPASSVSGYYFGNPESKYFGLGKIKEDQVIDYAKRRSISTDMAMKWLNPNIAD, via the coding sequence ATGGCACAAGAAACTAGAAAAAACCTTGTATTATCGGGATTAGAGCCTTTAATCATTACGCCTGATAGCGTATTTGTGAATATTGGAGAACGTACCAATGTAACAGGTTCTAGAAAATTCCTTCGATTAATCAAAGAAGAAAAATACGAAGAAGCACTAAGTATTGCTAAGGAACAAGTAGAAGGTGGTGCGCAAATCATCGATATTAATATGGATGAAGGAATGCTGGATGGTGAATATGCCATGACAAAATTCCTAAATTTAATTGCTGCCGAACCCGATATTTCTCGTGTGCCTATTATGATTGATAGCTCAAAATGGGATATTATCGAAGCAGGTCTAAAAGTAGTACAAGGAAAAAGTGTGGTAAATTCTATTTCTTTGAAAGAAGGAGAAGAGCAATTTATTCACCATGCAAAACTAATTAAGCGCTATGGTGCTGCAGCAATTATCATGGCTTTTGATGAAACAGGGCAAGCGGATAATTACGAACGCCGAGTTGAAATTTGCCAACGTTCCTATGATATTTTGGTGAATAAAGTGGGTTTTCCGGCTCAGGATATTATTTTTGATTTAAATATATTTCCAGTTGCAACTGGAATGGAAGAACACCGCTTGAATGCGTTGGACTTCTTTAGAGGGACTAAATGGGTTCGCGAAAATTTACCGCATGCACACATTAGTGGAGGGGTAAGTAATGTGTCGTTTTCTTTTAGAGGAAATGATACTGTTCGTGAAGCGATGCACTCCGTTTTCTTGTATCATGCCATTCAAAACGGAATGACGATGGGTATTGTAAATCCAGAAATGCTTTCAATTTATGATGAGATTCCAAAAGATTTATTAGAACATGTTGAAGATGTAATTTTGAATAGACGTGATGATGCTACAGAGCGTTTATTGGATTTTGCCGAGAATGTAAAAGGAGATGTAAAAAGTAATGAAAAGGCTGTTCAAGAATGGCGTTCAGGAACTGTTCAAGAAAGAATTACACACTCACTTGTAAAAGGGGTGGATCAATTTATAGAGGAAGATGTTGAAGAAGCTCGATTAGCAGCTACAAAACCAATTGAAGTTATCGAAATCAATTTGATGGCGGGAATGAATGTGGTAGGAGATTTATTTGGTTCTGGTAAAATGTTTTTACCACAAGTAGTTAAATCAGCTCGTGTGATGAAAAAAGCAGTGGCTTATCTATTGCCTTTTATTGAAGCAGAGAAAGATGGTGTTTCCAGTTTTGCAGGCCGTATTTTAATGGCAACTGTAAAAGGAGACGTACATGATATTGGAAAAAATATTGTTTCAGTGGTGCTTGCTTGTAATAACTATGAAATTATTGATCTTGGTGTAATGGTGGCTCCCGAAAAAATTATCGCGGCGGCTATTGAACACAATGTAGATATTATTGGACTAAGCGGATTGATTACGCCTTCACTTGATGAAATGGTTTATTTGGCTAAAGAATTAGACAAAAGAAATATAAAAATACCAGTAATGATTGGGGGAGCAACAACTTCACGAGCGCATACTGCTGTAAAAATTGCACCTCAATATAGAGAAACAGTAATTCACGTCAATGACGCTTCCAGAGCTGTAACGGTGGCTGGAAATTTATTGAATAGTGAAAAGAAAATATACGCAAGTGATATACGAGCGGAGTACGATGCATTTAGAGAAACGTTTTTGAATCGTTCACGAGACAAAAATTTCTTGACTATTGAGCAAGCCCGTAAAAATAAATTGCAATTGGATTGGGATAATTTTACGCCTGTGAAACCAAATATAATAGGCGAGCAAGTGATCGAAGTTGATTTAGAAATTCTAGTTCCATATATCGACTGGACGCCGTTTTTTAGAACATGGGAATTGTTTGGTAAATATCCAGCGATTTTGACCGACAATGTTGTGGGTGAGCAAGCCACTTCGGTTTTTGCGGATGCACAAGAAATGTTAGCCATTATTTTGAAAAAAAAGAAATTGACTGCTAAAGGAATCTACGGAATTTTCCCTGCAAATCAAATCAACGATGATGATATTGAATTGACAGACGAAAACGGAAAACCATTTCAAACGTTCTTGACGTTGCGCCAACAATCTCAAAAAACAAAAGGAGCACCAAATATCGCTTTAGCTGATTTTATTGCTCCAAAAGACAATGGGAAGGTAGATTATATGGGTGCTTTTTGTGTGACTACCGGTTTTGGTGTTGATGAATGGGCTGCAGAATTTGAAAAAGATTTAGACGATTATAATTCGATTATGGTGAAAGCATTAGCAGACCGTTTTGCAGAAGCTTTTGCCGAATACCTACACGAAAAAATACGTAAAGAAGTTTGGGGATACGCATCAGATGAGAACATGAGTACCGAAGCGATGATTGCCGAAGATTACAAAGGGATTCGTCCTGCACCAGGTTATCCTGCTTGTCCTGACCATTTAGAAAAACCTACGATTTGGAAATTGCTAAATGTAGAAAAAGAAATAGGAGTGACTTTAACAGAGAGTATGGCGATGTGGCCAGCATCTTCCGTTTCAGGATATTATTTTGGAAATCCAGAAAGTAAGTATTTCGGACTTGGAAAAATAAAAGAAGACCAAGTTATTGATTATGCTAAACGTAGAAGTATTTCTACCGATATGGCAATGAAATGGTTGAATCCTAATATCGCAGATTAA
- a CDS encoding aspartate aminotransferase family protein, producing the protein MNPILQQDLNEVKNILEKVKQQGIDFLNSIDTVPTSNKNKITTDRNLNDVGLGSLSTLEEFNERLAPLMVSQTGPRYWGFVTGGATPASIVGDWLATIYDQNTQATNAQGGVSALIEIETINLLLQLLDLPKNYLGGFVTGATMSNFTCLAVARQWFGSQLGKDFAKNGISEPIHVLSATPHSSSVKCLAMLGMGSQNFTKIKTIEGNREAIDIADLEKNIESLNGKPFILISSAGTVNTADFDDFNAITKLKSKYNFWWHIDAAFGGFAACSPRYGHLVSGWENADSITVDCHKWLNVPYESAFYLVKEEHKNLQIESFQNSNAPYLGNPLDNFNYLNFLPENSRRLKALPVWFSLLAYGKQGYQDIIENSVAMALRFDAFISENENFELLAPTRLNNVCFTLAGDHNQEKVNQFLTHLNEKGKVFMTPTVYQNRKGLRASFVNWRTNENDIQIVMNEMKESLLSI; encoded by the coding sequence ATGAACCCAATACTCCAACAAGACTTAAATGAAGTTAAAAATATTCTTGAAAAAGTAAAGCAACAAGGAATTGATTTTTTAAACTCAATTGATACCGTACCTACTTCAAATAAAAATAAGATAACAACAGATCGAAATCTTAATGATGTTGGGTTAGGTTCTTTGTCAACTTTGGAAGAATTTAATGAACGGTTAGCACCATTGATGGTTTCACAAACGGGCCCGAGGTATTGGGGATTTGTAACCGGAGGAGCAACTCCAGCTTCTATTGTTGGGGATTGGTTGGCTACCATTTATGATCAAAATACACAAGCTACTAATGCACAAGGAGGTGTTTCTGCGTTGATAGAAATAGAAACAATTAATCTGTTGTTGCAGTTATTAGATTTACCGAAAAATTATCTTGGAGGATTTGTAACCGGCGCGACTATGTCTAATTTCACTTGTTTAGCAGTAGCGAGACAATGGTTTGGTAGTCAATTAGGAAAAGATTTTGCTAAAAACGGAATTTCGGAACCCATTCATGTTCTGTCTGCAACGCCACATTCCTCTTCAGTAAAATGTTTGGCAATGTTAGGAATGGGTAGTCAAAATTTCACAAAGATAAAAACAATTGAAGGAAATCGTGAAGCGATTGATATTGCCGATTTAGAAAAAAATATTGAAAGCTTAAATGGGAAACCTTTTATTTTAATATCTAGTGCAGGAACCGTAAATACAGCTGATTTTGATGATTTCAATGCTATTACTAAACTGAAAAGTAAATACAATTTCTGGTGGCATATCGACGCAGCTTTTGGAGGTTTTGCTGCTTGTTCGCCTAGATACGGTCATTTGGTTAGTGGTTGGGAAAATGCGGATAGCATTACAGTTGATTGTCATAAATGGTTGAATGTACCTTATGAAAGTGCTTTCTATTTGGTAAAGGAAGAACATAAAAATCTTCAAATTGAATCTTTTCAAAATTCTAATGCACCCTATTTAGGGAATCCGCTGGACAATTTTAACTACCTCAATTTTTTACCCGAAAACTCTAGACGTTTAAAAGCGTTGCCAGTTTGGTTTTCATTATTGGCATATGGAAAACAAGGCTATCAAGATATAATAGAAAATAGCGTTGCGATGGCATTGCGGTTTGATGCTTTTATTAGTGAAAACGAAAACTTTGAATTATTAGCACCAACGCGTTTGAATAACGTTTGTTTTACTTTGGCGGGAGACCATAACCAAGAAAAAGTAAATCAATTTTTGACACATCTAAATGAAAAAGGAAAAGTATTTATGACACCAACAGTTTATCAAAACCGAAAAGGGCTTCGGGCTTCTTTTGTAAATTGGAGAACTAATGAAAATGATATCCAAATTGTGATGAACGAAATGAAGGAAAGTCTGTTGTCAATTTAA
- a CDS encoding helix-turn-helix domain-containing protein → MINFPIIMGITSGAAFLLGFLLIARPQKSNLIANKYLGLFIMTLGLAMLEIPMSYQKIYLRHPNVFELIGLVRFLTAPFLYISILYFTSLQKKIDKKNVWHFLPFLIFLLFRFPFFITGKNIEFSYVFGKIIFFILQTALPLQAIIYWYLSFSKLQKHIKYIRQFSSSTEKSDLSWLKYFLLVLMLIVIVWFNLIFFDLKSLIKLTPLLYFVAVFLLAYFSLQQKEVFDFNKNDLNELSTIREYKKDNPKRVSEKRLNELNEKLRILMNFEKVYLENDLSLPKLANSMNASCNETSFVINELYGDNFYNFINKYRIEEAKILLLSEKYKLLNVLGIAYESGFNSKTTFNTTFKKYVGISPTAFVKANLVLEKK, encoded by the coding sequence ATGATAAACTTTCCAATCATAATGGGGATTACCTCTGGAGCTGCTTTTCTACTGGGATTTTTACTTATTGCGCGTCCTCAGAAAAGTAATTTAATTGCAAATAAATATTTGGGATTGTTTATTATGACGCTCGGATTAGCAATGCTTGAAATACCTATGTCTTATCAAAAAATCTATCTAAGACATCCTAATGTATTTGAATTAATTGGCTTGGTCAGGTTTCTAACTGCTCCTTTCCTTTATATTAGTATTTTATACTTTACTTCATTACAGAAAAAAATTGACAAGAAAAATGTATGGCATTTTTTACCCTTTTTGATTTTTTTGCTTTTCAGATTCCCGTTTTTTATTACAGGTAAAAATATTGAATTCAGTTATGTTTTTGGCAAAATTATATTTTTTATTCTGCAAACAGCATTACCGCTCCAAGCAATAATTTATTGGTATTTATCTTTTAGCAAATTGCAAAAACACATAAAATACATACGTCAATTTTCATCGTCAACGGAGAAAAGTGATCTTTCTTGGCTCAAATATTTTTTATTGGTTTTGATGCTAATTGTAATTGTTTGGTTCAATCTTATTTTTTTCGACTTAAAAAGTTTAATTAAGCTTACGCCTTTACTCTATTTTGTAGCTGTATTTTTGTTAGCTTATTTTTCTTTACAGCAAAAAGAAGTTTTTGATTTTAATAAAAACGATTTAAATGAACTTTCGACAATTAGAGAGTATAAAAAAGATAATCCTAAAAGAGTTTCAGAAAAACGATTGAATGAATTAAATGAAAAATTGCGGATACTTATGAATTTTGAAAAAGTGTACTTAGAGAATGATTTAAGTTTACCAAAATTAGCCAACAGTATGAATGCTAGTTGTAATGAAACCTCATTTGTGATTAACGAATTATACGGCGATAACTTTTATAATTTTATAAATAAATACCGAATAGAAGAGGCGAAAATTTTGTTGTTGTCTGAAAAATACAAGCTACTAAATGTTTTAGGGATTGCTTATGAATCGGGATTTAATTCCAAAACCACTTTTAATACTACTTTTAAAAAGTATGTGGGGATTTCTCCAACGGCATTTGTGAAAGCAAATTTAGTTTTAGAAAAAAAGTAG